Part of the Halodesulfurarchaeum formicicum genome is shown below.
CGGCCACGCTTGGCACCTGGGAGAAGTTCGCCGAGCTCTGGGGCAGTACCGGCATGCAGGAACACTTCTATGTCACCTTCCTCCTCCACCTGCTGGGAGTCGTGGCCGTCGGGGGCCTCACGACGATGGTGTTTGCCGCGATCGGCTTTCTCGCGGATCGGTACGGGAATCGATATCCCAGAGACCTGGTCGCGGTCGGCTTCTTCTGGGGACTGGCGAGTCTCCTCGGGTACCCCATCGTGTCGGACATCAAAGCGGGCTGGACGGCCGTGCACGTCCTGATCCCCCTGACGATCCCGGCCGCGGTCGGGCTCTCGGTCGTGTTGGATCGAGCCGAACTGGCGCTTCGACGGAATCAGCGACAGACGGCGGCCGTTGCGGTCGTCCTGTTGCTCGGAGCCGCCACCGTGCTTGCGGGCAGCGGCGTGGCGATCAACGCCGTCTACCCGGCCGACGACCGCAACCCCGTCGTGCAGTACGCCCAGCCGGCCGGGGACATGAAGCCCACGCTCGAAGAGATCGAGACGATCGCGGCCGAGAACGAGGGAATCGACGTCATGTTCTACGGCGAGGAGTTCTACACGCCCAACGAGACCGAACAGGGAGCCAGCCTCGACATCGAGACCGGCGGGTACGCGGGCTGGTTCGATCGGTTGCCTCTCCCCTGGTATCTGGAGCAGTACGACGCCCGCGTCGGGAGCACGGAAGATCCCGCGGCAATCGCCGAACACGACCCACCGGTGATCATCACGCTGGAGGAGGAGACCGGGACCTTGCAGGGAGAAATCGAGGGCTACGAGAAGACCATCCATCAGGGGTACCTCCACGATCGGCCGATCGTCTTCTACGTCCGCTCTTGACCCCCTCCCACGACTGAAGTCGTGGGCTCTCTCCTGTGCTCTCTGTAGTGTCGATGCTCTTTTCCGTCGAGGCCGGGTAGTTCTGTAAGATGGAAAACCGGCAGCTAGACGTCGTCGAGGTGTTGCTCACCGGGATCTGTTATGACCGGAACCCGAAACTCGACGAGAACGACCTGCCCCCCGCGATCCGGACGGCCCTCTGGTCCGGCGACGGTGTGCGACGACCGCCGAAACCCGACGAGGAGGACCTGGCGGCGGCCACCGGCATCGAGGACCCCTGGGCGGAGATCTCCGGGCTCATGTTCACGGACCGGGACACCTTCTCCGGGAGCGTCTCGGTGACCGACGAGGGGATGGCAGAGGAATGGTTCCTGGACCGGGCCGACCGCGAGCGCCTCCAGGCGAACCCGACCCTGGCCTACGAGTACCAGGATCGGGACGCCCTGGATCTGGATTACGAGGCCTCGCGAGCGGCGAACCGGCCAGTGCACGCCGATCCGCAGTACATCGAGTCACAACTGGACTCCTTCTTCGACGAGGACGACGAGGAGATGCTCGACCTCGTGGAGGTGCGGGCCCCGGCGGAGATCGAGATCACCCTGGCGGATCTGGTGTTGACCAAGGACCAGGAGACCGAGGTCCGCAAGGTCGCGAAGGCCATCGAGCACCGGGACTATCTCGCCGAGATCGGCCTGCGCGAGATCGGCAAACTGCTCTTCGTCGGGCCCCCCGGCACCGGGAAGACTTCCGTCGCACGGGGACTGGCCCACCAGCTCGATCTGCCCTTCGTCGAGGTCAAACTCTCGATGATCACCAGCCAGTACCTCGGGGAGACCGCGAAGAACGTCGAGAAGGTCTTCGAGGTGGCAAAGCGGCTCTCGCCCTGTATTCTCTTCATCGACGAGTTCGACTTCGTCGCGAAGACCCGGACGAGCGACGAGCACGCGGCCATCAAGCGGGCCGTCAACACGCTGTTGAAATCGATCGACGAGGTGAGCCTGATCCGGGACGACGTGTTGCTCATCGGCGCGACCAACCACCCGGACGAACTCGACGCCGCCGCCTGGCGGCGCTTCGACGAGATCCTGCATTTCCCCCGCCCGGACGAGTCGATGCGCAGCGGAATCCTCGAACTGGTTACCGCCGACATCGACATCGAGGGCTTCGACCCGGACGAACTGGCCGCCGAAACCGAGGGCCTCACCGGCAGCGACCTCCGGCTGGTACTTCGGGAGGCAGTCCTCTCCGCGCTGGTCTCGGATCGGACGACCCTGACCCAACAGGACCTGCTCGACGCCGTCGAGGAGTTCGAGGAGCGGGACCACATGCGCAACCTGGAGACCATCGAGGAGGCCCTGGACGTCGAGAGCGGGCACGAACACGACCACCCGCCGACGGCATAGATGCAGGTCACCCTCCTGGGGACCGGGGACACCGCCGGCACGCCGGTCCCGCGGTGTGACTGTGCGACTTGTGAGCGGGCCCGGGAGACCGGCCAGCGGCGCTCGCGGTTCTCGGTGCACGTGAAGAACGAACGGACTGGCCAGCGCCTCCTGATCGACGCCAGCCCCGATTTCCGCCAGCAGTTTCTCGACACCGACGTGGCCCTCCCCGACGCGGCGATCATCACGCACGTTCACTTCGATCACCTCGACGGCCTGGGGAACGTCTACCGCCTGCTCGATCGGCTCCCGGTCCATGCCGCCAACGAGACCGACCCCGAGACCGGCGAGTCCGTCGCGGAAACGGTGCGACGGCGCTATAACTACCTGCACCAGGTCGAGGTGTTCCCCGAGACCCCCTTCGAGCCCTTCGAGGCGGCCGGCTTCGAGATCACGCTGGTACCGGTCGTCCACCCGCCGCTTTTGAGCTATGGGCTCCGCGTCGAGGGGGAGGAGGCGGTGCTCTCGCTCACGGGCGATACGAGCTACGCCATCCCGGAGCGCTCCCAGACTGTCCTCTCGGGGGCGGATCTGCTCCTCGCGGAGGCCATCGTCCCGGCGGCGATGTGCGAGAAACACCCGCTGGGTGGCCGTCACCCCGACGAAAACGGCGTCTATCGCTCCTTTGGCACCAAACACATGACCAGGGAAGGCGCCCTGGACATGGCCGAGCGGCTCGACGCCGAGCAGGTTCGACTCGTGCATCTCTCCCATCGCTATCCCGCCGAGCAGGCCTTCGGGCCGAAACTGGGCGTGGACGGCGAGCAGATCGTCCTCTAGCGATTACGCCGCCGGGAGCCAGGCCTGCACCAGTTGGGGGCCGAGCACGCCGACCCCGATCAGAACCGGTCCAGAAAGCTCTGCCGCCTGGCGGGGCCGGCCGGGTCGGGTCGCCAGGGCGTGCGCCGGGCCCGTTCAGCCGTGCGATCCGCCTCGGGAGCGGCGCCCGCCTCGTACCCCGGGCAGTCGACCCCACACTCGGCGGCCGGCTCGACCAGGCGGTCGGCCCAGGCACAGCCGGGCAGTCCATCCGTCCCCGCGACCGACGTCGCCCGGGCGTTCGCACAGGCCGGCAACTCGTAGGTCCGCCAGCCCTTGCCGTACGCTCGCTCGGCGATCCGGCGGCGCTGACGGGCCTTCTGCGCGGTTCCGGCGAAGGCCACGTCGAACTGGCCAGGATGCTCCGCTCGAATCTCGAAGCTCGGTCGATTCGGTTCCAGGGACTTGGCCTCCCGAACGACCTCGATTTCGGGTTCTTCGGGGTCGACCCGCCAGATGCCCACCGGATCGGGTATCCGGTGGCGGTGTGCGCGGGTCACGTGGGAGGCCGTCGCGAGGATCACCCGATCGAGGACCTGCAGGCTCACGTCCCGGCGGAGCTGGGAGGCCAGATCCCCCGGCGTGCCCAGATCCGGCTTGTTCTCGATCCCCACGAGCTCGTCGAACCAGTCCGGGTAGCGGGCGGCCTGCCGGCCGACCAGTCGCCCCTGCTCCCGCGAGAGTTCGAGAAACCCGACCTCGGCCGCCCGTTCGGCGACCCGGCGGGCCGCGGCTGGCGGCGCGTCGATCGACTGGGTGACCGAGCGGGCCGTCCCAACCCCCAGATCGCTCTCGACGACGAGCGGCGGAATGGTCTCGGCTGCAAGATCGAGGCGGGTGTCGAAGTCCGGCCCAGGGCTGACCGCGACCAGGTCCAGAATGCGCTCGCCCGCTCCGGTAACACTGGTTCCGAGCTGCCGGGCGAGAATTCCTGCTTCGGGCCCCGTCGGGAGGCCATCCCGTTCGAGGAGCGCGGCGAGCCGGAGTTCGAAATCGTACTCGCGCACATCCGGGCTACCGGGTGCACGGACAAAACGCTACTGTCCGGCCTACCGTTTCGTGCGGGTATCGATGCCCAGGGGGCGGTACAACAGACAGGTGCGAGTGAATCCCGTTCCGAGCAGCACCAGCCCCACGATGAAGAGCAACACCCCGATCAGTGGGGAAAATGTCGCCTGGCCGAGGGCGCCGATGGCGCCCAGTATCCCGAGCAGCATCCCAGCAGCGAGGCGAAGCGTCCGGTCCGTTTCGCCGACGTTCGGTTCCATAGGCCACCCAAGGAACCGTGATGACTTACCGCTTGGGAGAACGGAGAGTGGGGCCGTGATCCGCTCGAAACAGTAGGTTTATCAGTCGTTCGTTGCGAAAATCGGACAAGATTACTTCGTGACCATGGAAACCGACAACCGACAACCGGAGGTGAACATCGGACTCGTCGGGCACGTAGACCACGGGAAGACCACCCTGGTCCGGGCCCTCTCCGGCGAGTGGACCGACCAGCACTCCGAGGAGCTCAAGCGGGGCATCTCGATTCGGCTGGGATATGCAGACACGACCCTGCGCCGCTGTCCGGAGTGTACGGGCCCCGAGGCCTACACGGTCGAGGAGACCTGCCCGGAACACGACGTCGAGACCGAGGTCCTCCGGACCGTCTCCTTCGTGGACGCCCCTGGCCACGAGACCCTGATGGCGACGATGCTCTCGGGGGCCGCGCTCATGGACGGGGCGGTGCTGGTCGTCTCCGCGACCGAACCGGTCCCACAGCCACAGACCGAGGAGCACCTGATGGCCCTGGACAGCATCGGCATCGAGAACATCGTCATCGCCCAGAACAAGGTCGATCTGGTCGACGCCGAGACCGCTCGTGAGAACTACGAGCAGATCACGGACTTCGTCGCGGGCACGGTCGCCGAAGGAGCCCCGATCGTCCCGATCAGCGCCGAACAGGAGATCAACATCGACCTGATCATCGAGGCCCTCCAGTCCGAGATCCCCACGCCCGAGCGGGACCCCGAGGCCGACGCCCGGATGTACGTCGCCCGGAGTTTCGACATCAACCGCCCCGGCACCGAGTGGGGCGACCTCAGCGGCGGGGTCATCGGCGGCAGCCTGGTCCAGGGGATCCTGGAACAGGACACGGAGCTGGAGATTCGGCCCGGTCGCGAAGTCGAGGAGGGCGGGCAGACCGAGTGGCGGCCCGTGACCTCCACCGTCCGCTCGATCCAGGCCGGCGGCGAGATGGTCGAGTCGGCCGCGCCGGGTGGCCTGCTCGGGGTCGGCACCGGCCTGGACCCGAGCCTGACGAAAGGCGACGCGCTCGCCGGCCAGGTCGCCGGCGAACCGGGCTCGCTCCCGCCGGTCTGGGAGCAGTTCGAGATGGACATCGACCTGCTCGACCGGCTCGTCGGGGCCGAGGAGGACGAGAGCGTCGAGCCGATCAACACGGGCGAACCGCTCATGCTGACCATCGGCACGGCCACCACCGTCGGGGCCGTCACGAGCGCTCGCGGCGGCGAGGCCGAAGTGAACCTCAAGCGCCCGGTCTGTGCCCCCGAAGGGGCGACGATCGCGATCAACCGCCGGGTCGGAACCCGCTGGCGGCTCATCGGTATCGGCACGCTGCGTGGATGAGAGTCGCCATGGACACGAACGCACTGATGATGCCGATCGAGGTCGATCTTCGCGTCTTCGAGGAACTCGACCGGCTGCTCGGGGAGTACACCCCCGTCGTGCCCGCGGCCGTAATCGCCGAACTGGAGTCCCTGGCCGAGTCGGGCGGCACCGCCGGTCGGGCCGCCCAGGTCGGACTCGATCTGGCCGATCGGTGCGAGTCGGTCCAGTCGACAGAATCGTATGCCGATGACGCCCTGGTCGCGCTTGGAACCACCGGCCAAATCGACTCGGTCGTCACGAACGACGCCCCGCTCCGGAACCGTCTGCTCGAGGCGGGCGTTCCGGTAATCCATTTAAGGGGCCGGAATCAACTAACGCGTACTCAACCATAGATGTACAAGCGAGTCAGACTCACAGATACGGTCGAAGTGCCCCCGGAGGCGCTCGACGACGTCACCCCGGATCTCATCAAGCGGCTGCTCCAGGACAAACTGGAGGGGCGGATGGACGAGGAGGTGGGGTCGATCGTCACGGTCACGACTGTCCACGACATCGGCGAGGGTGCGGTCATCCCGAACCGACCAGGTGTCTACTACAAGGCGGAGTTCGACGCTCTGACCTTCGATCCGGAGATGCAGGAGGTCGTCGACGGCGAGGTCGTCGAGGTCGTCTCCTTCGGTGCCTTCGTGGGGATCGGCCCGGTCGACGGGCTGCTCCACGTCTCTCAGATCTCCGATGAATACCTGGCCTTCGACGAGGAGGGCCAGATGCTGGCCTCCCGGGAGTCGAACAACACCCTGGGGGTCGGAGACGCCGTTCGGGGCCGTATCGTCACCAAATCGATCGACGAGCGCAACCCGCGGGAGTCCAAGATCGGCCTCACCGCGAAACAGCCCGGCCTCGGCAAGCACGGCTGGCTCCGCGAGGCCCGACAACAAGAAGAGGCCGCCGCGGAGGGCGAGTAGATGGCCTCGAAACGGCTTGCGTGCCGGGAGTGTCACCACATCGTCTCGGCCGACCAGAACGCCTGCCCCCACTGTGGCTCTTCCAGCCTCACCGAGGACTGGGCGGGCTACGTGGTCATCACCCACCCCGAGCAAAGCGAGATCGCCGAGAAGATGGAAGTGACCGAACCGGGCGAATACGCGCTGAAAGTCCGCTAACCGTGCCGACCGTCGTGGCCCGGTTGCCGGCCGCAAAGCGTCATCACTTCACGGAGCCGCTGGGCCCGCTCTTTACTGACACGGAATCGCTGCTCGAAGCCGCCGGTGAGCCGATCGTCGCGATCGGTGACGTGGTGACCGCACATCTGGGGGCCGCCGGCTGTCAGCCCACTCTCTCGGTCGTCGACGGCCGGACGGAACGGGGGCCGATCCCGGAATGGGTCCAGACGGACCGACCCGCAGCAGCGATCGAGCGACCGGTCGAGAACCCTGCGGGGACGATTACGGCCGAGCTGGTCGACGCGATCGAGGCGGGGCTCGATACGAGCGAACCCACCCGGGTCGTCGTCGAGGGCGAGGAGGATCTGGCCGTGTTACCGGCCGTACTCCTCGCTCCGACGGGGGCGACCGTCGTCTATGGCCAGCCGGGCGAGGGGATGATCGCCGCTGCCGTGGACGGCCCCACCCGGGCACGTTGCCGTGACCGACTCGACCTTTTGGACCACGAGGCGGAGTTCTGGGCGTCGATCCGGTGAGATCGGCCCGCTCTTCGAAATCCTTTTACAGATTTCGGGCTGAGATGGTGGTAACTGACCATGGACATCGAGATACTCGACGAGGAGAAAAACTCGCTCCTCCACCGGACCGACGTGACCTTCGAGGTCACTCACGACGACGCATCGCCCTCCCGCCTCTCCGTGCGCGACAGCCTCGCTGCGACACTCGATCAGGACTCCGACCAGGTCGTCGTCCACAAACTCGACACGAAGTTCGGGATGCGAACGACCGTCGGCTACGCGAAGGTCTATGACAGCCCCGAGGACGCCGCCGAGATCGAGGCCGAGCACATGCTCGAACGCAACAAGATCGGCGTCGAGGACGCCGAGGAAGCCGAGGTGAGCGAGTGATGGCTCGCGGCGATTTCTACGAGGACGGCGAACTCGCGAAGGAACGCTGCCCTCGCTGTGAGGACGCGTTCCTCGCCGACCACGACGACCGCAAGCACTGCGGTCGCTGTGGCTACACCGAGTGGAAGTGACGCGGATCCTCGGCATCGAAGGAACCGCCTGGGCCGCGAGCGCGGCCGTCTACGACGACACGACCGAGCGGCTTTTCGTCGAATCCGACGCTTACCAGCCAGCGAGCGGCGGCATTCACCCGCGTGAGGCGGCCGAGCACATGCGCTCGGCGATCCCCGAAGTAATCGAGACGGCACTCGATCAGGCCGAGGGGCCCATCGACGCGGTGGCGTTCTCACGCGGGCCGGGACTGGGGCCCTGCCTGCGCATCGTCGGCACGGCCGCCCGCAGCCTCGCAGGGACCTTAGATGTGCCCCTCGTTGGCGTGAACCACATGGTCGCCCACCTGGAGATCGGGCGCCATCGCTCGGGGTTCGACTCGCCGATCTGTCTGAACGCGAGCGGCGCGAACGCCCACGTCCTGGGCTTTCGAAACGGTCGATATCGCGTGCTCGGGGAGACCATGGACACCGGGGTGGGCAACGCTATCGACAAGTTCACCCGCCACGTCGGCTGGTCCCACCCCGGCGGTCCCAAGGTCGAGCAGGCCGCCATGGAGGGGTCCTACATCGACTTGCCCTACGTGGTCAAGGGGATGGACTTCTCCTTTTCGGGCATCATGAGCGCGGCCAAGGACGCCTACGACGAGGGCGTCCCGGTCGAGGACGTGAGCGACGCCCTCCAGGAGACCATCTTCGCGATGCTCACCGAAGTCGCCGAGCGCGCGCTCTCGCTCACCGGGCGAAACGAACTGGTGCTCGGTGGCGGGGTCGGACAGAACAAGCGCCTCCGGGAGATGCTCCAGGAGATGGCCGACCAGCGTGGCGCGCGCTTTTTCGCCCCCGAGCCGGAGCTATTGCGGGATAACGCAGGCATGATCGCGGTCCTGGGCGCAACGATGTACGAGGCCGGGGACACCATTCCGATCGCGGACTCGGGCATCGACGCCGATTTCCGCCCCGACCAGGTCCCGGTGACCTGGCGCTCGGAGACGATTCCCGAGCGGGGCGATCGAACCGGTTCGCTCGAAGGCGCGGAAGCCGTGGTGGAAATCGCGGGCGAGACGGTGCGAAAGCGTCGGCGACCGAAGTCCTACCGTCATCCGACCCTGGATGAGCGACTCCGCCGGGACCGGACCGTCCAGGAGGTTCGACTGACCCACGAGGCCCGAACCCTCGGGGTCCCCACCCCGATCGTCCGGGACGTGGATCTCGCCGAGACGACCATCACCTTCGAGCGCGTGGGCGAACGTGATCTGCGGGACGCACTCAGTCCGGATCGCGCGAGAGCGGTCGGGAGCCACCTGGCGAAAATTCATGCGGGCGGGTTCGTCCACGGCGATCCCACGGTGCGCAACGTCAGAGTTCGGGAGGGAGACCCGGAGACGGTGCTCATCGACTTCGGTCTGGGGTATTACACCGACGACGTCGAGGACTACGCGATGGACCTCCACGTCTTCGAACAGTCCCTGGCTGGGACTGCGGACGACCCGGAATCACTCGCCACGGCCGCCGAACGGGGCTACGCCGCGGTCGGCGATTCGGCCGTGATCGATCGGCTCCGTGAGATCGAGGGCCGCGGGCGATACCAGTAGTCGCCACAACAGTTTTGCCCGACGCGGCCGTCAGTTCTGGTATGACCCAGGAAGCCGCCGGGAAGATCTTCGGTATCCCGTACAACTTCGAACGCCCGAGCCTGAAGCGCCTGCTCTCGGCGTACTGGCAACCGGGAAAGGGTATGATCGCCGAGACGCCGTTTGGCATCGGCTACACGCTGAACCTCGCGAACTGGCGGTCCTGGCTGGTGCTGGGCGTGGCCGCCGCGCTCGTCTTCCAGGAACGAAAGGACGAGGAAGAAGCCGAGGAAGCGGTTGACGTCGTCATCGAAGAGTAAACCGGGAACGCTTTTTCGCCGCCAGCCGACTGGCGGGTATGCTGCGTTTCGTGACGACCAACGCCGAGAAGGCCGCCGAGGCACAGGCCCACCTGGCTCCCATGGCTGTCGAACAGGTCGATTACGACTACGTCGAGGTCCAGGCTGCTGAAGTCGCGCAGGTCGCGGCCCGTGGCGCCGAAGAGGCCTACGAGAAGGCCGATGGCGAGGGGCCCGTGATCGTCGACGACACGGGCTTCTCGATCCGCGGGCTGGACGGCTTTCCCGGGCCCTACGCCGCCTACGTGGACGACACGCTCGGGATCGAGCGGGTCTGGTCGCTGGCCTCGGAGCTTGCAGACCGACACGCGGCGTTCACCAGTGCGATCGCCTACGCGGACGGCGACCGCGTCGAGGTCTTCGAGGGGACTGTCGAGGGGCAACTCGTCGCTCCCCGTGGCGAGGGCGGCTTCGGCTACGACCCGATCTTCGAGTACGAGGGCCGGACCTTCGCGGAGCTCTCGATGGACGAGAAAAACGAGATCTCCCATCGTGCGCGAGCGCTCTCGAAGCTCGCGGACTGGCTTCAGTCCCAGCCGATCAGCTGACGCCGGCGATTAGATCGAGCAGTTCCTCGCGGTACGCATCGGGCGTGAGCCCCAGATCGATATCGATGCTGACCGAGATCGCATCGGTCAGGGCCGAGTCCGTCTCGCGGGTGAAGTTCTCGGCCGGGTAGGCCCCGCCGGCCACGAGATAGTTCCCGTTCGCCGACCAGACCGCCAGCACCGCGTCCACGGCCAGATCGCCGCCCTCGATAGTGATCGCGGTGTCCTCGCTGACCGGGAATTCCATGTCCTCGACGGGGTACGAGCCCGTGAGTTCGGTCATCTCGGCGGTCGTACCGCCGGCCACTTCGATCGTCGCGGTCCCTGTTTCCTCGACGTTCGTGATCCCGGCGGCGTCCATCTGTGCCCGAAGTTCGTCGATCGCGGCCGTCCGAATCTGCTTTTTGACCTCCGACTGGACGGGCCCGAGTTCGTCCACCGACGGGGCCATGTCGATCCGGGTGGCCGAGAAGAGCGCCAGGTCCGTCTCGACAGTCGAGAGCGTGTCCGCCCGGACCTGCTCCCGGAGCGCGGCGTCGGTGTATGTCACCGACGAGGCGACTGCCTCCACGGTCACCGGACCGTAATCCTTCTCGATGACCGTCTCGTCTTTGGTCTGCTCCAGTTGCTCCCAGCCACCCGAATCCAGGGCCGCCTCGGGGACCGAGGGCAGTGCGACCGAGCCGACGGCGGTCTGACAGCCGGCGAGTGAGGCGATGGCGCCGGCACCGAGAGTCGCGATGAACGAGCGGCGTTGCATGTGACACCGATTGGCCGCGGCCCACTTAGGTGGCCCGTCAGTTGTGACGAATTGCCGTCCCTTTCGTCCAGTTCACCCCGATTAGATTCACCCGTCGGACCATTCCGAACCAAGCGTTTATGTGGACGGCCCCTGACCGTTATATCGGATATGAAACAACGATCGGACGATTCTGGCAAGCGGACGCGACGGCAAGTGCTGCTGGGCCTCGGGGCCGCAGGTATCACGGGTCTGGCCGGCTGTTCAAGCAACACGGGCGAGGGCACGCCAACGGGGACCGCATCCGACGACGGGACGACCGAGCCGTCGGAGGACCTCCCGGAGGTGGCCGGAGAAACGCTCACACTCACCACGACGACGAGTACGTACGACACCGGACTCCTTGATGCAATTCACCCCCACTTCGAGGAGATGTACGGCGTCGAAGTCGACGCCGTCGCCCAGGGGACGGGCGCAGCCCTTGAAACCGCCCGGAACGGTGACTCGGACGTGGTGATGGTGCACGCCCGCGGGCTCGAGGACGAGTTCCTCGAGAACGGCTACGGGAAGAACCGTCGGGACCTCATGTTCAACGACTTCGTCATCGTCGGGCCGGCGGATGACCCAGCGGGAGTCGAGTCGATGGGCTCGGCGACCGAGGCCCTCACCGCGATTGCCGACGCACAGGCCCAGTTTGT
Proteins encoded:
- a CDS encoding MBL fold metallo-hydrolase, whose translation is MQVTLLGTGDTAGTPVPRCDCATCERARETGQRRSRFSVHVKNERTGQRLLIDASPDFRQQFLDTDVALPDAAIITHVHFDHLDGLGNVYRLLDRLPVHAANETDPETGESVAETVRRRYNYLHQVEVFPETPFEPFEAAGFEITLVPVVHPPLLSYGLRVEGEEAVLSLTGDTSYAIPERSQTVLSGADLLLAEAIVPAAMCEKHPLGGRHPDENGVYRSFGTKHMTREGALDMAERLDAEQVRLVHLSHRYPAEQAFGPKLGVDGEQIVL
- a CDS encoding DNA-directed RNA polymerase; this translates as MYKRVRLTDTVEVPPEALDDVTPDLIKRLLQDKLEGRMDEEVGSIVTVTTVHDIGEGAVIPNRPGVYYKAEFDALTFDPEMQEVVDGEVVEVVSFGAFVGIGPVDGLLHVSQISDEYLAFDEEGQMLASRESNNTLGVGDAVRGRIVTKSIDERNPRESKIGLTAKQPGLGKHGWLREARQQEEAAAEGE
- the spt4 gene encoding transcription elongation factor subunit Spt4; amino-acid sequence: MASKRLACRECHHIVSADQNACPHCGSSSLTEDWAGYVVITHPEQSEIAEKMEVTEPGEYALKVR
- a CDS encoding GTP-dependent dephospho-CoA kinase family protein codes for the protein MPTVVARLPAAKRHHFTEPLGPLFTDTESLLEAAGEPIVAIGDVVTAHLGAAGCQPTLSVVDGRTERGPIPEWVQTDRPAAAIERPVENPAGTITAELVDAIEAGLDTSEPTRVVVEGEEDLAVLPAVLLAPTGATVVYGQPGEGMIAAAVDGPTRARCRDRLDLLDHEAEFWASIR
- a CDS encoding PIN domain-containing protein, with amino-acid sequence MRVAMDTNALMMPIEVDLRVFEELDRLLGEYTPVVPAAVIAELESLAESGGTAGRAAQVGLDLADRCESVQSTESYADDALVALGTTGQIDSVVTNDAPLRNRLLEAGVPVIHLRGRNQLTRTQP
- a CDS encoding 30S ribosomal protein S27ae translates to MARGDFYEDGELAKERCPRCEDAFLADHDDRKHCGRCGYTEWK
- a CDS encoding ATP-binding protein; amino-acid sequence: MENRQLDVVEVLLTGICYDRNPKLDENDLPPAIRTALWSGDGVRRPPKPDEEDLAAATGIEDPWAEISGLMFTDRDTFSGSVSVTDEGMAEEWFLDRADRERLQANPTLAYEYQDRDALDLDYEASRAANRPVHADPQYIESQLDSFFDEDDEEMLDLVEVRAPAEIEITLADLVLTKDQETEVRKVAKAIEHRDYLAEIGLREIGKLLFVGPPGTGKTSVARGLAHQLDLPFVEVKLSMITSQYLGETAKNVEKVFEVAKRLSPCILFIDEFDFVAKTRTSDEHAAIKRAVNTLLKSIDEVSLIRDDVLLIGATNHPDELDAAAWRRFDEILHFPRPDESMRSGILELVTADIDIEGFDPDELAAETEGLTGSDLRLVLREAVLSALVSDRTTLTQQDLLDAVEEFEERDHMRNLETIEEALDVESGHEHDHPPTA
- a CDS encoding DUF5787 family protein; this encodes MREYDFELRLAALLERDGLPTGPEAGILARQLGTSVTGAGERILDLVAVSPGPDFDTRLDLAAETIPPLVVESDLGVGTARSVTQSIDAPPAAARRVAERAAEVGFLELSREQGRLVGRQAARYPDWFDELVGIENKPDLGTPGDLASQLRRDVSLQVLDRVILATASHVTRAHRHRIPDPVGIWRVDPEEPEIEVVREAKSLEPNRPSFEIRAEHPGQFDVAFAGTAQKARQRRRIAERAYGKGWRTYELPACANARATSVAGTDGLPGCAWADRLVEPAAECGVDCPGYEAGAAPEADRTAERARRTPWRPDPAGPARRQSFLDRF
- a CDS encoding YgaP family membrane protein, which codes for MEPNVGETDRTLRLAAGMLLGILGAIGALGQATFSPLIGVLLFIVGLVLLGTGFTRTCLLYRPLGIDTRTKR
- a CDS encoding bifunctional N(6)-L-threonylcarbamoyladenine synthase/serine/threonine protein kinase, yielding MEVTRILGIEGTAWAASAAVYDDTTERLFVESDAYQPASGGIHPREAAEHMRSAIPEVIETALDQAEGPIDAVAFSRGPGLGPCLRIVGTAARSLAGTLDVPLVGVNHMVAHLEIGRHRSGFDSPICLNASGANAHVLGFRNGRYRVLGETMDTGVGNAIDKFTRHVGWSHPGGPKVEQAAMEGSYIDLPYVVKGMDFSFSGIMSAAKDAYDEGVPVEDVSDALQETIFAMLTEVAERALSLTGRNELVLGGGVGQNKRLREMLQEMADQRGARFFAPEPELLRDNAGMIAVLGATMYEAGDTIPIADSGIDADFRPDQVPVTWRSETIPERGDRTGSLEGAEAVVEIAGETVRKRRRPKSYRHPTLDERLRRDRTVQEVRLTHEARTLGVPTPIVRDVDLAETTITFERVGERDLRDALSPDRARAVGSHLAKIHAGGFVHGDPTVRNVRVREGDPETVLIDFGLGYYTDDVEDYAMDLHVFEQSLAGTADDPESLATAAERGYAAVGDSAVIDRLREIEGRGRYQ
- a CDS encoding translation initiation factor IF-2 subunit gamma, with amino-acid sequence METDNRQPEVNIGLVGHVDHGKTTLVRALSGEWTDQHSEELKRGISIRLGYADTTLRRCPECTGPEAYTVEETCPEHDVETEVLRTVSFVDAPGHETLMATMLSGAALMDGAVLVVSATEPVPQPQTEEHLMALDSIGIENIVIAQNKVDLVDAETARENYEQITDFVAGTVAEGAPIVPISAEQEINIDLIIEALQSEIPTPERDPEADARMYVARSFDINRPGTEWGDLSGGVIGGSLVQGILEQDTELEIRPGREVEEGGQTEWRPVTSTVRSIQAGGEMVESAAPGGLLGVGTGLDPSLTKGDALAGQVAGEPGSLPPVWEQFEMDIDLLDRLVGAEEDESVEPINTGEPLMLTIGTATTVGAVTSARGGEAEVNLKRPVCAPEGATIAINRRVGTRWRLIGIGTLRG
- a CDS encoding flippase activity-associated protein Agl23; protein product: MRSHLDRLTPGVVLVGLTVLGLVVRLVGLGARVAHQDEARVASWILHYVAVDAWEYRPIIHGPFLPHVNGAVFELLGPSDFSMRLVVAVVGGLLPLSAWLLRARLRDREVLFLGALLSFNPILIYYSRFMRNDVLLGAFGFLAAAFVVRAIDTNRSRYLFGAAIAFGLALTTKENALLYPVTWAGTLVLLLDHRLVRSRYDGGWWDTLRGISKRVLRALWRTKYSIAGSLFALLVIVVAFYAPKPEFYQALLAPSQLPAVLETATLGTWEKFAELWGSTGMQEHFYVTFLLHLLGVVAVGGLTTMVFAAIGFLADRYGNRYPRDLVAVGFFWGLASLLGYPIVSDIKAGWTAVHVLIPLTIPAAVGLSVVLDRAELALRRNQRQTAAVAVVLLLGAATVLAGSGVAINAVYPADDRNPVVQYAQPAGDMKPTLEEIETIAAENEGIDVMFYGEEFYTPNETEQGASLDIETGGYAGWFDRLPLPWYLEQYDARVGSTEDPAAIAEHDPPVIITLEEETGTLQGEIEGYEKTIHQGYLHDRPIVFYVRS
- a CDS encoding 30S ribosomal protein S24e is translated as MDIEILDEEKNSLLHRTDVTFEVTHDDASPSRLSVRDSLAATLDQDSDQVVVHKLDTKFGMRTTVGYAKVYDSPEDAAEIEAEHMLERNKIGVEDAEEAEVSE